The Musa acuminata AAA Group cultivar baxijiao chromosome BXJ3-6, Cavendish_Baxijiao_AAA, whole genome shotgun sequence region TTTTTAAAGAAGACAGCATAATTGCATTCTTCTGTTTGTTCATCATTCAAGCAAGAACAAATTGATTCTTAAGTCTAGACCATGTTGATGCAGTTCAAGGAAGGAACATATTTGTAAGGATTGAAACCAAGTCTATTAACCTCATCTATTCAACATAAAGAAACAGAaaatgtattaaaaaaaaaagaaataagctAAAAATAAGTTTAACTCACTCTTGCACAAAATTCTAGTGCTGCAGATTGGAAGACATCACACCCAAGAACCTACATAGAGCGATATGAAAAagaattgaaaatcaatatgctgATAGAAGAACTCCAACTAATAGAGACAAGGCAAACTATGTAGCAAATAGAGGACAAATGAAAACAGACAAGAAGAATCACCATAAGTCTCTGCTGAAGAATCTTGAGTATCTGATCTTTAGAATAAGCACGGAAAGTGATGACAACAGGCTTGCCTAGCAACAATATAATAAAAGATTTAGAATCATTTTAGTTTCACTTGCGTAATGCCCTATAATGAGAATCTTTTATGAACAAAAGACAATCATCATAGTCGATATGGAAATGTTTCCCGAATAGTCAAAGTTCAAAGGAcatcacaagagagagagagaatgaagaaAAACTGTAAAATTAGCATCCTCACAGTTTAATGATTCAAGTTTTGGTAGAAAGCGATCTGCTAAGTCTATTGCATTTGCTATGCCTGCAGAGAACAAGTTTGGCAACTAAAGTCACTAAAATGCTATTTTTCAATCTCAAAACCTACTACTGTGAAGAGAACTATACCTATAAGTATGCATCGAGAGAAAGGTAAAGTTGTAAGCATGAAAAGATCATGAAGAACAGAGCTATCTTTAGTTATAAGATAATCCATCTCATCAGCGACTATCAACCTGTAAAACTAGAAATTGTGTAAAAATGAGCTCAGCATGGTAAAAGAGGGAGAAAGGAAGTTCATATAACCAGAACAATTATATTGTGATATCTACAAAACATGACACATGACATGAAGGGTCAAATTTAGTGTTTCTTACATCATTCTTCCAGACGATTGCcctttttgagaaaatatcttcTGGAGATGCTGGAGAGGTGAGAAATTTTTTATCTTGCTGGTTGGTCTGAACTTCACAAGCATCTGTAATTATCATTGAAATATTGCAATATAAATGAAATGATTGCGAAATTCTATGGCCAGGTCATACAACACTTTATGTCTGGTGCTGTACCTTGCTGAAAATTTCAGTCGTGCTAGTTAGAGAAGTGCAGTTAATGGTCAAAATATCTGGTGACTGAATTCCCTCCTGTCAATTTGATCAGAAAGTAAAAGAATAAGACTGACAAGAGAGGACTTGCTTTGAAGATAAATCCAGATTAGGCAAATGGCGTAACAAAGATAGTTTAAGTCATCAACAATACAGAAGAAGCTCCAAACTCTGCAGCAACATTTTATGACATTTAACTTATGAGGAGACTGGTAAATTCCATTGGCAATCAGGCCCACCCTACATAGTTGAAGATGTCACTCGTTGAAAGCACTATGTATACAACAATATGTTAGGATGTGATGTGGACAGAAGTTAGTTCAACTGATTAGTGGAAAGTGTCAGCAAGATTGATTTTATAATATAAACaataaaatattacaagttaCTCATGATTCGTTTTAATCCTTTGTCAACAATATATCCCATTAGATCAAAGTACAATTTGCAGTAACAGGTAACAAAACCAAGTAACTTCTATGTAATCACAAACCCATAATACCCTTTATAGACATCAGGATTAGCAAGATTTGTGTTCCTCCTTGCTCTATATAATGGACAAATACAACCAACAGCACAAAATTCATGCTTCACATCTGAAGTTAATGAAGTTCCTGCAACTCTTCATTGTGCAGCCTATGACACATCGATGACTTATTACAACAATctaatccaaaaaaaaatcagaacttaTAATTTGGCATACAAAACAATATGGTTTAAGGAAAATCCAAGTGCCTTCAAAAGTAGGAATAAAGTTTTTGCTTGCTCAGTGTACACGAAACCACCAAACTCAGGTATAAAAGAATAAGCAGCAGTACCTCTTTAGACCACACAAGCAGATGCTCTTGCACCTTGCCAATTGACAACGTTTTTCCAGTTCCTGGACATCCACATACATAAAGGCTGCCAGCTTTACTTTGTTGAATGCAGGCTTTGCAAAAATCAATGACCCTTTTCTGCTCCACTTCACGGCAGACCACATTGGCTGGTGGTGTTGCCAAATGCAGTGCTTGCTTTGCGGCTTGCATCTGCGCAGGGTCTGCAAATGATCGATCCCATGCCACATCTCAGAATTCAGATGGTAGTCAACAGAAGGAACGAGATGCGAAGATCAcagtattataaaaaaaaaaaaaggtgaattaATTAAAAGAAATGTATCAACGCAAAATCACCAACGTAATTACTACGAATCTGATTACAAGGAATCACAAATGTCTGTTTAGATCAATTGCCCATAGATTCTCTAAGAAAGATGATCGCATGATACAACGGTTAAGGTAAATTTTCTGAAAAATTatagaaaataattatataacTTACCTCTCGGATTCCACTTTGGCTTCTGATTAGAAGGACCAAAGAGTCTTTTCCTGGGTGATTTAGGCGAACCTAATTGCTTTCCGTTGGTAAGAGGCCCGTTGTGCTGCAGAAGCACCAGTTCGGGAACATGTGATCGCGTGGTGAGAAACCATCGACCACTAAATAAGGAATTAATTTGAATCTaaacattgaaagaccgactcgCTCACATTTCCTATGCAGTTTTCTTCTCGATCACCGTTGCATCTGCGCGGGGATCTCCGTTTAGCCGGCTGCTGATCCTTGATCGGGCTCTCGCTGGCGCAATCAGATCTCGACCGTTTCCTGCTCGGTGTAGAGTCCACCCTCGTCTTCGTCTCTCCTGGGACCTTGGCAGCTGGGGATCCACCGAGAGATGCGGGGCTTCGGTTCATCGTCATCGTAGGGCGCGTAGCGGAAGCAGTTGGCTGAAGAACAGAAGACGGCAACTCCAGATCTGCTTCTGCCTTCCTGATCGATCCAATGGGAAAGGGAAGAGGAGCTGAGGAGATGAAAAAGATTAGGGTTCTCGTCGTTTGCGCGGGAAATGGATGGAGCAGTCCTGTTTCTCCCGCCATGAACGCTTCGTTTTTGTGGCGGGACCGCAAGGGTGTAAACGGGTCGGATACTTTCTGATAACACCGTCAAATCCGGCCCGGAGATGGGGTGGGGGGGAACTCATCCGTGGAGATTGGTTTGAGATCAGCCGTTGGGTTTCATCTAACGGCAGAAAACGCATCAAGTATGGCCATCCAAATGATACATGAAATGTAATATAGAGTCGGATCATGTCGTTACCGGATCGGATCGGATCGCCCTCCAACCCGGTCATGAGTCGGACGCATTCGAGACATCGCATCTGGCCCCTAATTAAGGATAGGAGCATAATTAAAATAGGCATAATAAATCCAAACGAACCAAATAATGTATCCAAATTATGAGCATCTGATATTAATAAATGTGCAGAGAACCAAGAAAACTCTTTTTAAGCGGATAAACAATGGTTTTGCATTTGCATACATTTTGAAGTGGAAAATTATAATCTTCATCGTAGTTGTTATCATGTTTTTAACTCACCggaatttcttttttcttttcccctAAATTGCATGTATAGTGgaatattttttagtattttaatcaATCATTTCATATATTGAAAATGAAATGAATTTTTTGTAATAGAATTAAGTATAGAATCACGATGGGATGGAAAGAAGTTTACTCGAGTATATAGAAGATTTATGTCTTATATACTACGTAGACAACTTTATGTCGAGTGCATTCGATGAGATCCTCGAATGATTAAGTCGGGTTAGGTTTATTTGTGAGTAAAAAACAATTTAATTTAgttaatttataattaaaatatagaaagataatttaatataatatttgtttTATAATCATCATTAATTACATAATATCAAATACCTTTATGATaaacattttttttatatgtCAAGTTCGAGTGTTCATATTGTCATTTTTTGATTGGATACTGTGTATTGAATAATTGTTATTTActtttttattgtattttcaggTTATGAGTTTTATGTGCCTAACATAACGACGGTTGTTACTTATATACAAATGTTTGGAAGGTCCCATCGATACTTGGATACTAATATTATGGGCAAATACATTATTCATGAGATGTTTTACTTAATTATAATATAACAAATATTATAATCTATTATGTATGAGAAAATGTTTCACCTAGTTAAGATGGAGATACCTAATAATATTTGACATTTATATGTGAAAGTGATCAAGaaatcattatttttattgaaaaagatattttataaattatttataacaaaAAAGAATGATAATTGCAAGCCAAAACACTTAACCCGTTTCCTCGTTCGATAATAAGAGGGAGTGTTATCTATGTAATGCATCGATCAAGTAAAATCAAAACCCCAATCTTAATTTGGACCTATGAAAAAGAAGAGCTCATTCTAACCCTTTGGTTGGAAGGGGATTTGTCAACTTTGAAGCCCTCGTAAGTGATCAAGTAGTAGCCACTTTTTCCCTTCAATAATAAAAACAAGTCGAAAAAAATTTGCAAGTCGGAGTAATATTGGCATGCTAGCATTTCTCGATGAGCACTATTAGATAGTGCCATGAGTTTGGCACCATATGAGAAGGAGACATCTTCCATCACTATAGGCAAGACACCATCATCAAGTGGAGGGGAAGATGAAGTCTTGTCTTGAGGGCATCACGAAATAAGCAAAGAGACCCCGATGTGAGATCGAATAGACGTTAATTAGGTCGGGGGACTTGTAAGTCGAACTTGATTGAGATAGAATACTTAGCTCGCAGGTGATTCAAAAGTGATACACTCACCACTTCATAGACTTTAAGTCCTAAAGAACTTTCGGGTTCATAAGAACTGCCTCTCTTGAGAAAAAGGAGGTTAGGACTTTCTCTACCCTTTAGTAGTCCAAAGATAAAGTGTAAACCTCGACCGTCTAATAGTCGATAGATTAAGAGGAACTTATACGAGAAAATAGAGACATCTCGACCTGAGGAAATTTAGAtgcaaaataatagaagataaaattgTTGTCAAACTAATGTCGAGACTACAAGTGACTTGAGAACCAACTCACGTTTCAGAGAACCGGAACAAAGAAGATTTCTAAGGAGGCTTTGGAGGTACAAATGGAGGAATGAACCTCACCAATAAGATGAAGAATGATTTATAGGGAGGAAGCCAACCTCTTTCCTCTCATGATTGAGACAAGTGTCCCTTCGGGACACTTCTCAAGAAACATCGATGACTTAAGGATTTAAAAAGTGTTAAAGAACGGATTCAAAATATGCTAGACGAAGGATTTGAAAAGTGCTAGATAAGGGATTTGAAACATACCAGACAAAAGATTCAAAATGTGCTATATGGGCTTATGAGGTATAAAAATCCACTATGACAAAGGCATAAGGCCAAATGCGCTTGAAGcgcatgagttaggaaaacccaaCCTACGTTAAAAAAAATCTACCACGACGGAAGTACAAGGTCAAAAGCGCCTGAGACACATGAGTTAGGAAAAACCAACACACgtgaagagaaatccactatGATAGAGGTGCAAGACCAAATGCGCTCGAGACGCTTGAGTTGAGAAAAACCCAACCCATGTAAAAATAATAATCGGCCATGTTGAAGGCATAAGGCCAAATACGCTTAAGATGCATGAGTCAGAAAAACCCTACTTGCGTAAAAAGAAATCTATCATGGTGGAGGTACAAAGCTAAATGTGCCCTAGACGTATGAGTCAAGAAGTCTCGACCAGTACGGAAAAAAATTTGTCATGGTAGAGACATAAGGTAAAATGTGTCCGATGCATATGTGTCGGAACAACTTGACCCATGAGAGTAAATCTCAAACACTCATATGTCATATAAACCAAATGTCGTACTTCTAGCCCTTCTCAAAAGAGCCCTGAAATATGTTTTTGttgggtggggggtggggggtggcacGGGGGATAAATAATAAGAGATGTATTATCGACTAATCATCTAATACGTCATTGTCATGTAAAACTTAAAGAGGAAAGAGAAGGCGGCCCCGAAGTATACTTTTGTTAGGGGGGATAAATAATATGAGATACATTATCGACTAATCATCTAATATATCATTGTCATGTAATACTTAAAGAGGAAAGAGAAGGCTTCGTGCCCTTTATGCTCACATATAAAAGCTCAtcttttaatacaaaaaaatatatgatatttttattatttctatcTATACTTATATAGAATTACTTATAGAATTACAAAAAAAAACTTCTACCGACCTTGCAAGTAACATTTAAGGAACTTGACGCTCTCACCTTCGAGATATTTTGGATAGTCTtatgaatataaatttgaatCATGTCTACTTAATTAagatattaatgatatttttcttgaatACATTGTACACGATAGATGGTTTACAATACTATAATGATTTGTAACTTTCTCATAGACAGTCGACCTGCTCCTTCGACTTGCAAAAACATGAGAGGGGCACCGAAACGTGATGATACTGAGAGAAGGATTTAGGCTTATTTTCCAtggttctttttcttctctccccCTATCCTCTACCCGTGGCGGTCTACACCCTTTAATGCTACTATCTTGGTGTGTCCTTCCAGGATACATTGTACCATGGCATGTTTTCGGAGGACGTCACTTTCCTTGCTCGGATGTGGGTTGCACCATTTTGATCGCAATGCTAACGTTTTCTGGATTAACGTTTTGCATTTGTGTATAGAAAAAATGCGAAATATAATCATTCTCAGATGTTCAATAACAAAGTCAATTTGTAGGTCTAACCTTAGAATCTGCTGCCGTAAGGAAGGCACAATAAATTCCGTCGCGAGGAGTAAGTGAGAGCTgcgcttttcttttctttagaaAAATACTTTATTGCTCAACAACTATGTAGAAATCTTACAAAGAAGCTTATAATATAATCCCTTTTCAGTACGTGAAAGAGACTCCTTACGACAACAGAAACGTAGTGACCAATAGAAGCACATACAAACGAACAAATTGATGGACGAACGATGATCACCAGTAGCATCGTGGACGAAACATGGCGTTGTTGTCGTGCGGCTCTCCCGCCTTtaagcagcgacagcggtggtggTAGCAGTCGATGAAACACTCACTTGATCCGGAGACGGGCACGGATGGCGGGCGTCGTCGCCGTGGCTTCTTGGTCGCACGTAGACTCGAAGCCCGTTCTTCATGAAGAGGGTGAGGGACATCTTCTGCTGCACCCGGTGGCCCGGCACGAGCTCCAGGCGGTAGCGGAGCAGCACCGCTGATGCGATGGACTTCATTTGGAGGTCGGCTAGATCCTTCCCCAGGCAGGTCCTCGGCCCGCCGTTGAACGCCACGAACTGATATGGATCCTTGGCCGGCTCGAATCGGTCCCCCTCGGCCGACAGCCACCTCTCTGGACGGAACTCTCTGCAGTCCTTCCCCCATATCGACTCCATTCTCCCCACTGAGTAGATGGAGTAGGTGACGGTCGAACCCGCCGGCACTACGGTCCCGTCCGGCAGGACGTCGTCGGCGACCACGTACTTGGTGTCCTGCGGCACTGACGGGTACAGTCGCAGGGTCTCCTGCAGTGCCGCCTTCAGGTGCACCAGCCGGTCCAGCTCGTCGAATCTCATCGGCTCCGCTAACCACGTGGCTGTGTCCGGCCCGCGGGTATCCGTCAGTACCGCCGTCATCTCGTCCACAAGCTTCTTCTCCACGTCGGGCCGCCGCATTACAGTCCAGAAGAACCAGCTGAGGGCGACGGATGAGGTGTCGCGCCCGGCGAGCAAGAAATTGAGGGCGATACGCTGGAGAACCGAGGACGAGAAGGCGTTGCCGTCGGCGTCGCGCTTCTTCATGAACCGGGAGAGCAGGTCGTCGGAGGGGGCTAGCTTGCGCTCCGCGATGGCCGTGGCCATGTGCTGGTCGACTACCTCGAGGCTCTTCCGCAGCCTCTGTTCGCTTCCGAGGCGCAGGGCCTTCTTCAAGCGCCAGAAGAAGCCAGGGAACAGCAAGCGCTGGAGGGTGGCCTCGGTGGCAGCGTCGAAGGCCGCGGTAAAGGCGTTGTGGGGGAGGCCTGGGGACAGCGTCTCGGGGTCCTTGCCAAAGGTGAGACCGCAGATGTTGTCGAAggtgaggcggaggaggaggtccTGGAGGTCGACGGCTTTCCCGTCACCGCAGCGGTCAGCAAGGATGCGCCAGAGGCGGTCCTTAATGGAGCGGTTCGTCCATCGGGCCATGGCTTGGCGAAGGGTGCGGGTGGTAAACTCGAGGGCGGCGGTCTTGCGCTGGATGAGCCACGTCTCGCCGTCGGAGTTGAAGATGCCGCGGCCGAGCAGGTCGTGGAAGGCGGCCTGCATCTGGGGGCCCTTGGGGTAGTTCTCGAAGCGGCTGCGCAGGACGTGCTCCAAGTTCCGGGGGTGGCAAGTGACCGTCACCAGCCCCTGACGGCGAGCAAGGAGAGGCAGCGGCAGGATGCAGGTCTGGTAGGTGGCAGCTTCGCCGGTGGCCCGGAGGTTGTCGGAGATCCAGTCGTGCATGCGGGCACGGTTGGCGACGAGACCCGGAAGGCTGCCAAAAAATGGCCACACCTTGGGGCCGTTCAGCCGCCGCGTGAGCGCCCAGAACCACGTCAGGTAGGTCGACACCGCCAAAGCCACCACGAGCGCCGCCAGCAGCAAGCGGAGGCTATCACCT contains the following coding sequences:
- the LOC135640643 gene encoding cell division control protein 6 homolog, with translation MTMNRSPASLGGSPAAKVPGETKTRVDSTPSRKRSRSDCASESPIKDQQPAKRRSPRRCNGDREENCIGNHNGPLTNGKQLGSPKSPRKRLFGPSNQKPKWNPRDPAQMQAAKQALHLATPPANVVCREVEQKRVIDFCKACIQQSKAGSLYVCGCPGTGKTLSIGKVQEHLLVWSKEEGIQSPDILTINCTSLTSTTEIFSKMLVKFRPTSKIKNFSPLQHLQKIFSQKGQSSGRMMLIVADEMDYLITKDSSVLHDLFMLTTLPFSRCILIGIANAIDLADRFLPKLESLNCKPVVITFRAYSKDQILKILQQRLMVLGCDVFQSAALEFCARKVAAASGDIRRAFDICRSAIEVLEAELRDPTEKKETEIVSFDHMDIAISKSCKSPLVNIIRSLPQHQQVILCSLVRLFRQRKNSTALGEINRSYLDICKSTQIRPIGMTEFADMCRALADQGLLELANSRKDRSKKIKLKVDVSDITFAFKGIRFFQNCLE
- the LOC103990198 gene encoding cytochrome P450 86A1; translation: MAGIIQAIQQQQQRQVEGDSLRLLLAALVVALAVSTYLTWFWALTRRLNGPKVWPFFGSLPGLVANRARMHDWISDNLRATGEAATYQTCILPLPLLARRQGLVTVTCHPRNLEHVLRSRFENYPKGPQMQAAFHDLLGRGIFNSDGETWLIQRKTAALEFTTRTLRQAMARWTNRSIKDRLWRILADRCGDGKAVDLQDLLLRLTFDNICGLTFGKDPETLSPGLPHNAFTAAFDAATEATLQRLLFPGFFWRLKKALRLGSEQRLRKSLEVVDQHMATAIAERKLAPSDDLLSRFMKKRDADGNAFSSSVLQRIALNFLLAGRDTSSVALSWFFWTVMRRPDVEKKLVDEMTAVLTDTRGPDTATWLAEPMRFDELDRLVHLKAALQETLRLYPSVPQDTKYVVADDVLPDGTVVPAGSTVTYSIYSVGRMESIWGKDCREFRPERWLSAEGDRFEPAKDPYQFVAFNGGPRTCLGKDLADLQMKSIASAVLLRYRLELVPGHRVQQKMSLTLFMKNGLRVYVRPRSHGDDARHPCPSPDQVSVSSTATTTAVAA